The Gemmatimonadota bacterium genomic sequence GCATGGGTCCGGATCTCGCGGGCACGGGCGGCGTGTGAGGCTCGCGGTCCAGTTGTGCGACGGCGGCCTGCCGTCGCTTCCGCGCCTGTGCGCCGCCCATCTGTTCGACGAGGCTCTCGACGCGCTCAGGATGGAAGTTGATCTCGGCGAGGACATATCCCAGGAGGAACGGGTGCTCGCGCAGCTTGTCGATGTAGTGGTGCACGCACTGCATGTTACGCTCCACAAGGCTCAGGTCGGATCCGAGGATGCGGAGCCGGGACCGGGAAGAAGCGACCCCGCCGCTTCGCGAAAGACCGCGAGGGCGAGGGCGTCCTTTGGAGCGGAGTAGTACTGAAGGAGAGCCAGTTTCACCCCGGCTTCGGCCGCGATCTCTCCCCTGCATGCCGGGCCCCGGCAGTGCCTTGCCGGATGAAGACCTGTCGGGCGGCATCGAGGATGCGCCGCTCGGTAATCGCGTCCGCCGCGCGGCTGGGCGCTGGCGCGGCGGACGCGGGGATGCCGCCGGTTTCCGGCGTCGCGTAGTGGTCTTGGCCATATGGTTTGACTGAATGGTTAAACCATACAGCCACCGCGGTGCCCTCGCAAGGCCCGCGCCGCGACCCGGAACGCAAACAGGCCCCGGCGTGTGCCGGGGCCCGTCTGCCGTCTGCCGTCCAGCGCCCAGTACCCCTCGCGCGGGAACTCCAGGATCGACGCACCGCCGCCGCGACGCAGTCCAGCAACGACGCCGTGTACGGCATCATCCGCTCGAACCAGAAGCGTGCGGTCGCGAGCTTGGTGTCATAGTACGCGGCATCGAACGTCCCGCCCGCAGCCTTCCGCTCAAGGCAGACTCGTGCGGTGCGCAGCCGGTTACGGGCCATCGCGACATACCCGAACAGGCGCAGGTACTGACGCCCCCGCGCTGAGCTCGTCCGGGTTGGCCTTTGCGCGTTCGTTCAACGCCTGCGTGGCGGCGATCAAGCGCTGTGACGCCTGCTCAAGCGTGGCGCGCCACAGGGCCAGCGACGGATGGGCGGCGCTCAACGCCTGCTCCTCGGCGACCAGCCCGGCATACCGGCGCAACAGGGCGCCGCGCCCAGGCCGAGCTTACGGCCGACGAGGTCCATCAGCCTGGACGTGATTGGTCCCCTCGTAGATCTGGCCGATGCGGGCATCGCGCACAAACTGCTCCATGCCGTATTCCCGGATAGCCGTGCCCGCCAGCGTCTGCATCCCGGTGTTCGTGGCCTCGAACAAGTCGGTGAAGTACGCCTTGATGATCGGCGTGAGCAGTGCCACCAGCCCGGCGGCGCTTCGCGGGCGGCCGGATCCGGGTGCTTCAGCTCATCGTCCAGGGCGAGCGGAACAGAACACCGACAGCGCGCGGGCCCCTCGATGAACGACCGCATCTGCAGCAGTCCGCGGCGGATGTCCGCATGCTCGATGATCGGGTCAGCGGGTCCGTCCGGGTTCTTCACGCCGGAGAGGGCCCGGCCTGCACGCGCTCGCGCGCATAATCCACGGCGCCGCAATAACTCGCGTGGGCGAGGCCGAGTCCCCTGGAGACCCAATCCAGTCGCGCGCCGTTCATCATGGTGAACATCGCGCGCAATCCTTGTGCGCCTCCCCCGACCAGCCAGCCTTTGGGCCTGGTCGAAGTTCAGGACACAGGTCGCTGATCCCTTGATCCCCATCTTGTGCTCGATCGACCCGCAGGTGACGCCATTGCGCGCGCCCACCGAGCCGTCGGCATTCGGGAGGAACTTGGGGACCAGGAACATCGAGATCCCCTTGGTGCCGGCAGGTGCATCTGGGAGTTTGGCCAGACCATAGGTGGATGATGTTCGACGACAGGTCGTGTTCGCCCGACGTGATGAAGATCTTCTGGCCGGTGACGCTGAATGACCCGTCGTCCATCGGGACCGCCTTCGTCCGGATGATCCCGAGGTCGGTGCCCGCGTGGGCTTCCGTGAGGCACATCGTCCCCGTCCACTCACCAGTGACCAGCCGCGGCAGGTAGCGGTGCTTCAACTCGTCATTGCCGTGCCGCTCGATGGTCTCGAACGCGCCGGCGGTGAGCCCGGGGTACATCGCAAACGAGAGGTTCGCCCCGCAGACGATCTCGTTGACCGCGGCCCGGACGACGGTCGGGAGTCCCTGTCCACCATGGCCCGCGTCGCACGACAGGCCGATCCAGCCGGCGTCCGCGTACGCCTTGAACGCGTCCTTGAACCCCTTCGGGGCCCGCACGATCCCATTCTCCCAGGTGCACCCTCGGCGTCGCCTGTCATGTTCAACGGCTGCAGGACTTCCCCCGCGAACTTGCCCGCCTCGTCGATGACCGACACGAGCAGGTCCGGGTGGTCGCCTCCTCGTAGCCGGCGAAGGTCGCCAGTCGCGAGGTGTCGAACAGCTCGGTGAGCAGGAAGCGATAGTCGGTGGACGGGGCGCGGTAGGCGGGCACGGGCGTCAACGGCTAGGGTGAAACAACGTTCGCGCGTTTCGAAGGTAGAGCTACACTAACGATACCGGCTGTGGCCCAGTGCGACAGCCTCGGAGTAGACGAGGATGGCCTCCCAGATATACGCCCGGGCAGGTGCGCTGGTTCTCGCTGGCTGGATGACGGCCTGCGTCCAGTACATCCAACCCCCGACCGAAGCGCCTCCCTCGGAGAAGTTGGCCATGGCCGAGGCGCTGTATCGGGACGCGACCGACCTCTACTTCCAGGTCTGTGTCGCGGAGGCGCTGGGTACGGGCCGCAGTCCGGGCGGGGTCGCGCTCGAGGAACTGCGCGCGGCCGCGCAGGTGCTGGCGGAGCGCGCACGGGAACGCCTGGACGAAGTCGACGCCTCGTCGCTGCGCGGTGAGGACCGGCGGGCGCTGGACGTCATGCGGAGCGAACTCACCTCGCGCGAGGTCACGACGGACGGGGCCGACGGTCAGGGGAGTGCTGACACCAGCTGCCGCTACGACGCCAAGGCCCTGGGTGCGGCTGGTCGAGACCGGCTCACGGACCGGATCTACGCCTGCTATTCGGCGGCCGCGGCACGGGTGGTAGTCGGGGGTGACACCCTCGATCGACTCGGCGTCCTCGCGCGGCTCGCGACGGAGGAGCAGCCGGCGCGCCGTCGTGCCCTCTTCATTGGATTGCAGCCGGTCTGGGAGGCGGTGAACGGCCGGAACACGCCGGACAGCCCGTGGCGCGTGCTCCTCCCACTGTCGGCCGACCGGTGGCGGCGCGACGGCTCGCCCATTGATGCGGCCGCGGCGTCGTTAGGTATGAATCCTGGCCGCGTGGAACCGACGCTGCTGGAACTATTGGACGCGTGGCGAATGGCGGCCCCGGACACCCTCGTCGAGCCCTGGGACTGGTATCACCAGAACGGGGCGGTGAGCCGACGTCTTGGCTCCCGCGTCACGCGGCGCGACCTCGAGCGGCTCAACGAGGCATTCTATGTGAGCCTGTGGGCGGCACCCCGCACGTTAGGCATCCACTACGACCTCGAGCCGCGCGACGGCAAGACGCCCGTGGCCTTCACGCAGTTCGGCGGGGTACCGCGTCGCGGTCCCAACGGCCCGGTGGGCGCGGAGCCCTGGGTCTTCGCCACGTATCGTGATGGTGGGTTTGGCAACCTGGTGGAACTGCTGCACGAGACCGGACATGCGATTCACATCGCGGCGATCGCGACGCGACCCGCGTTTGCGAACTGGCCCGACGGAGATCCGTTCACCGAGGGATTGGCCGATGTCCCTGCGCTCGAGGCATATGAAGGTCGGTGGCAGCTGGCCACGCTGGGCGATTCGGCATCACGCGCCGACAACCTGCGGGAGAAGTTCGGCTCGGTCATGCTCGACGTGGCCTGGCCCTGTTCGAACTCCGGATGCACGCGGATCCGACGCGCGACCCCAACGTCGAGTGGACGGAGATCACGGAGCGATACCTGCACATCGCGCCACATCCCGAATGGTCGTGGTGGGCGATGCGCGGCCAGTTGATCGAGGGCCCCGGGTACATGATGAACTACGCACTCGGTGCCATGGTGGCCGCCGACGTGCGGGCGCGCCTGGTCGAGGTCGTCGGCCCCATGACGCCGGCACCGCGTCGTTGGTACCCGCGGGTCTCGGACGCCCTCTATCGCCACGGGCGCGGCCGGGCGCCGCGCGATGTGCTGTCGGACTTCCTGGGGCGCCCGGTGAGCCCCAACGGCATCGTGCAGGAGCTGCGGGGGCTGTCGCGGTAGGGCTACATGCCGCCGGCGGCGATCCAGGCGTCGGTGCGTTGCCGCAGGAGGGTCATCGGCATGGACCCGCCATCGAGGACAAACGCATGCCATCGCTTGATGTCGAAGCGCGTACCCAATCGCTTGCGCGCGTCCTCGCGCAGGCGGAGCAGCTCGCGGCTTCCCATCTTGTACGCCAGTGCCTGCCCCGGGAGGTCGACCGAGTAACGCAGGGTCTCGGTGTCGATCTGCAGGTCGCTCTGCAGCGTGCGTTCCTTCAGGTAGGCGATGGCCCGTTCGCGCGACCAGCCCAGCGCATTCATCCCCGTGTCGACAACGAGTCGGCAGGAGAGGAACATGTCCATGGCGAGTCGGCCGTACCGGTCATATGGGTCCGAATACATCCCCAGCTCCCCGGCAAGCGACGCGGCGTATTCACCCCATCCCTCGGTGAACGCGGTGTGTGTCGTCCGTTGGCGGAAGTAGGGGAGTGTCGTCGACTCGCGTTGGGTGGCGATCTGGAAATGATGGCCGGGAACGAGCTCGTGGAACACCAGTGACGCCGCACCGAGCATGCTGCGCTCGGGCAGGTTGGACCCATTGTACATGTAGTGTCCCATCGTGTCTGCGGGCGTCGGGACCTGGTAGTAGCCAAAGGTCATCGAGGCTTCGAGCCGTGGGTCGAGTCGGGCCACGTCACCCTGGGCGCGGGGCACGCGAGCGAACAACTCGGCGATGCGCGGCCGGATGCGCGCGTCGTGGTACATCAGCTTCGCCCCGAATTCCTCGGGCACCTTGGCGAAGAAGCGCGGATCCTTCCCGAGTTGGGCGTGGAATGCTTCGCGGGTTCCGGTGAAGCCGAGTTCAGCGCGGATCGCGGCCATCGCGCTGTCGATGCGGGCAACTTCGGCCAGGCCGATCGCGTGCACCTGCTCGGGGGTCACGTCCATGGTGGTCGACCGACGCACCAGGGCGCGGTAGTACGACGGGCCATCGGGGTACTGGCCCAGGCCAACGGCCGTGGGTGCTTCGGCGAGGTAGGGCCCTTCCAGGTACGCCGCGAGCCGTTCGAAGGCGGGACGAACCCTGGTGTCGAGCCGGGTGCCTAACGCGGTGGCGAACGACGCCCGCACCGACTCGGGGAGGCGCGCGAGGCGCTCGTTCGACGGCAGGAACGGGCTCTGTGCCGCCACTGGCCCGAAGCCACGCACGAAAGGAACCACCAGCCGGATCTCGTCCTTCGGGAGGAGCACCTTTCGCGCGCGCCGTTCCTCCAGCTTCCCGCGGATCGTATCGGCCAGGATCGCCACCGAGTCGATCATCGCGAGGTAGCGATCGGCGTCACGCTGCGAGGTCAGCGGGAGTTGTGCGAAAGTGCCCGAGAGCGCGGAGAGCGGCGACTGGTACGGGGTGATGAAGGCGAACGAGATGTGGTGGTAGCGCCCTTCCTCTATTGCCGCGACGTGCTCGAACCGCAGGATGCGTGAAGTGAGCCACTCGTCCGCCGTGAGCTCCTTCGGGACCAGCGCGTCGAGGGTGTTGACGATTGTCCGCGCACGCTCGGCGTTGCGCGCGACGCGCGCGGTGGAGAGGTCGGGCATTCGTGCCTCACCGCCGCCGAGGAGTCCCTGGCCCTCGGACTTCATGCGTTGCTCCTGTTCGGCCAGGAGGCGGGCGAGGGTCTTCGCGCTGGGTGTGGAATCAACTGGGGTGAGCAGCGCCGCAGCGGCGACAAGAAATGCGATCATAGCTTGGGTCTCGGGCGAGCCGCGATGGCGCAGGAGGTAGTCTATGCGGCCGATGGTTCCGGAGCCGGCCACGGCAACAAGATGCGCGAGGGTCCGCCACACGCCAGTACCGACGTCGGCAGCTGCTCAGATACATTCGCGCGTTGCCGGGGGATTGTGGGGCGGGAAGCAGGCCATCGCCAGCGGTGCCGTCCTCGTCGCTTTGAGTCCCGACGAGGCGACGGCAGCTCTCGCGGAGGCCGTTCATTGGTCCGTCCGGCCGCGCCACACAATGTCCCCGGGACTGTGGCTGAACGTGTGACCGACGCTACTTCGGGATGCGGTAACGGACTATCTCCAATGCCGGCTCATCATCCACTTCCGAATACGCCACGATCGCTACTTCGGGATGCGGTAACGGACTATCTCCAATGCCGGCTCATCATCCACTTCCGAATACGCCACGATGGCGGAGTCTGACGCGAATCCGCGTGGAAAGCCCCGGCTTCGCACCTCACCGATCTTGGTAGCTCGGGCGACGTCGACAAGCTCGAGCAGCGTTTCATATCGATTCCACCAACCGCCACCGGTGCGAGCAGCAATCGGACGTCTCGCCAAGCTGTCGACCGGCTGCCCCATGAGGATGCCCAGGATTCCGGGCGCGACCTCGCGAATTGCCACCAAGCGGGTACTGATCGGTGGGCCGGAACCTGGTACAGCCGGCGACATGTCGATCCGACGCCACCACGGTGGGTCACGGAGGAGCACTGTGTCGTTGACCGCAGGGCCTGCGCGGTAAAGCAGGTAGCCGGTGCTGTTTACCAACCCCCATTGCGCTACCCACACAGAACCAGGTCGACTTCGAGCCGGGGAGAGCAGGCGCAGGCGCCCGATGCTCTCTGGTAGCCGGGATGGGGTTATCAGCGGCCGTCTAGCGGCTGACTCCAGGCTGATCGTCTCAATGGGGCGTGGACTGTCGGCCGGCACCGGCCCGGTGCCAATGGCGGCGAACTCTCCCGCCGAGAGATAGGTGAGTGACGTCGGCCGCTCGATCCACTTTGTCAACATCTTCGTCCACAGTGGTTTGTGGCGGCCATCGAACGCCGTCACGCGTGCGCCCTCGACGAGGAATGTGGTGTCCGCTGAGTTGGTTGCGATATCCTGCGGATGTTCACTCTCGCCAGGGCCTCGCCCCCTTCCACCCAGGGCGCCGAGGAACCGGCCGGAGCTCGCAAACGTCAGCGGTGGCCCCTCCTCAAGCGCGTTCTTCTGTTGGATAACATGGAACGTCCCTGATGTCCCGGAGGCCACGACCTGGGGAATGCCGAGCAACGGAAAGCGGTCCGGAAAGTCGACGGCGCTCGTTGAGGTTTGCAGCGGCGGGCATGGCCCGGCACAGCGCAAATCGCGGACTGCAGCTACCTGTCCCGTCAGAACGCCCGACGCAGCGAACACGGCGAACAGCCCCAGGCGCGCCTTCACCGCAGAATCTCCTCTATCCGCCTGCCTTGCCTCACCTCTTCGATCAACGCGGCTAGCTCCGCGGCTCGCGGCGGCCGGTTCACCAGCCACCCATTTAGGATCACCGTCGGCGTGCCCTCCACAGGGACTTCATGACCCCGCTGAAGGCCACTGTCGACAGCGGGCAGGGAACCACTCCGGGACACGCAATTCCTGAACTCGTCCATCCCCGCCACCTGAGCGTCCATGGCGTAGCTCTCCCAAGTCTTCAGTCCTAGTGAGTCTTGTGACCGAAAGATCGCGTCGTGCATTTCAGTGAATCGACCCTGCTCATGAGCACACTCGCTTGCCCGAGCCGCCGGAATGGCGAACCGATGGTAATTGAGAGGGAAGTGCTGGAACACGACTCCAACGTCTGGGGCCGTACCCCCCGGGCCACCGGATAGTTCCTGGAAGAAGGAACGGCATGCAGGGCACTCGAAGTCTGCAAACTCGAGGATCGTGACCGGTGCGGTGGTCGACCCCTTGATGAGCCTGCCACTGCCCACGAGGGCCTGCCAGTTGTCGATGCGTCGAACCGCTCGCAATTCGCGCGTGCTCGAGGCGGCAGGTCCCCCGCTGCCGAAGTTTCGCCACACAAACCCGCCGGTGACGATGACTGCGCAACAAGCGAGGACAAGTGAGACGATCGTGTCCAAAAGCCTCCGGCGCTCGACGTCCATTCTCCATCTCCCTGTGTGTGGACACTCTGTTCACGAAGCCGAATGGCCCGCGCTCAGAGGTCAGACCTGAGTC encodes the following:
- a CDS encoding thioredoxin domain-containing protein, whose product is MDVERRRLLDTIVSLVLACCAVIVTGGFVWRNFGSGGPAASSTRELRAVRRIDNWQALVGSGRLIKGSTTAPVTILEFADFECPACRSFFQELSGGPGGTAPDVGVVFQHFPLNYHRFAIPAARASECAHEQGRFTEMHDAIFRSQDSLGLKTWESYAMDAQVAGMDEFRNCVSRSGSLPAVDSGLQRGHEVPVEGTPTVILNGWLVNRPPRAAELAALIEEVRQGRRIEEILR
- a CDS encoding DUF885 domain-containing protein, giving the protein MIAFLVAAAALLTPVDSTPSAKTLARLLAEQEQRMKSEGQGLLGGGEARMPDLSTARVARNAERARTIVNTLDALVPKELTADEWLTSRILRFEHVAAIEEGRYHHISFAFITPYQSPLSALSGTFAQLPLTSQRDADRYLAMIDSVAILADTIRGKLEERRARKVLLPKDEIRLVVPFVRGFGPVAAQSPFLPSNERLARLPESVRASFATALGTRLDTRVRPAFERLAAYLEGPYLAEAPTAVGLGQYPDGPSYYRALVRRSTTMDVTPEQVHAIGLAEVARIDSAMAAIRAELGFTGTREAFHAQLGKDPRFFAKVPEEFGAKLMYHDARIRPRIAELFARVPRAQGDVARLDPRLEASMTFGYYQVPTPADTMGHYMYNGSNLPERSMLGAASLVFHELVPGHHFQIATQRESTTLPYFRQRTTHTAFTEGWGEYAASLAGELGMYSDPYDRYGRLAMDMFLSCRLVVDTGMNALGWSRERAIAYLKERTLQSDLQIDTETLRYSVDLPGQALAYKMGSRELLRLREDARKRLGTRFDIKRWHAFVLDGGSMPMTLLRQRTDAWIAAGGM